A stretch of DNA from Leucobacter luti:
GCGGCGATCGCCGCGATTCCGATCGTGAGTTGTGCGGCAACGCGCACACCGGTCAGGATGATGGGCCAGGCAATGGGCAGCTGCACGCGGACCAGAATCTTTGCTGGCCCCATGCCCATGCCTTTTGCCGACTCCATAATCGCCGGGGAGACTTCTCGGAGCCCGACCACAGTGTTGCGCACGATGGGCAGCAGCGAATAGAACACCAGCGCGAACACCGTCGGTCCCCAGCCCAGCCCAAACACCGGAGTCAGGAGTGCGAGCAGTGCAAGTGACGGAATCGTGATTGCCACGCCGGCCGCGGAGATTGCCAGCGAGCG
This window harbors:
- a CDS encoding ABC transporter permease, with the protein product MLTFWSRRWDDVLELVLEHLAVVSLSLLIATAIGVAIGLLVWNKPVPRSLAISAAGVAITIPSLALLALLTPVFGLGWGPTVFALVFYSLLPIVRNTVVGLREVSPAIMESAKGMGMGPAKILVRVQLPIAWPIILTGVRVAAQLTIGIAAIAAYVAGPGLGQYIFQGLSSLGSKNAINYALTGTVGVVVLALVVDALFVLITRLTTSRGLRV